In Candidatus Krumholzibacteriia bacterium, one DNA window encodes the following:
- a CDS encoding segregation/condensation protein A — MTYVVKLEQFEGPLDLLLYLIQREEMDIYDIPIARITEQYLRHVEMLERLDLGIAGDFLVMAATLLRIKARLLLPVQRPGEENEEDPRAELVQRLLEYKKFKEAAQKLEDRERDSLRTYTRPFDAALLEEAKEHGEEEIFSVDLPRLMQALQGVLRRFEIVTTHEVVLEPVHLEERTAWLQSRLQEAGRLRFGDVFEGARSRLEVIVTFMALLELIKARALKAHQAESFSDLWIFPADRAPERDARREDSSTAGVENEA; from the coding sequence ATGACCTACGTCGTCAAGCTCGAGCAGTTCGAGGGTCCCCTCGATCTGCTGCTGTATCTCATCCAGCGCGAGGAGATGGACATCTACGACATCCCCATCGCGCGCATCACCGAGCAGTACTTGCGGCACGTGGAGATGCTGGAGCGCCTGGATCTCGGCATCGCCGGGGATTTCCTGGTCATGGCGGCCACGCTGCTGCGCATCAAGGCGCGACTGCTGCTGCCGGTGCAGCGCCCGGGGGAGGAGAACGAGGAGGATCCCCGCGCCGAGCTCGTGCAACGCCTGCTGGAGTACAAGAAGTTCAAGGAAGCGGCGCAGAAGCTGGAGGACCGGGAGCGCGACAGCTTGCGCACCTACACGCGCCCCTTCGATGCGGCGCTGCTGGAGGAAGCGAAGGAGCACGGCGAGGAGGAGATCTTCAGCGTCGACCTGCCGCGGCTGATGCAGGCCCTGCAAGGCGTGTTGCGCCGCTTCGAGATCGTCACCACCCACGAAGTGGTGCTCGAGCCGGTGCACCTGGAGGAACGCACCGCCTGGCTACAGTCCCGGTTGCAAGAGGCCGGGCGCCTGCGCTTCGGTGACGTGTTCGAAGGGGCGCGTTCGCGCCTCGAGGTCATCGTCACCTTCATGGCGCTCCTCGAGCTCATCAAGGCGCGGGCCTTGAAGGCGCACCAAGCGGAGAGCTTCAGCGACCTGTGGATCTTCCCGGCCGATCGCGCTCCCGAGCGCGACGCTCGGCGGGAGGACAGCTCGACAGCCGGGGTGGAGAACGAAGCATGA
- a CDS encoding 30S ribosomal protein S1, which translates to MLDESHTLRNEESRRAERAPEGGDTPGSRGAGRESRTATATSDSGPRRRGPRDDSRGGWRGRSGGHGRRGFDDEEEERRPKKRTPAAQVKPFNFEFDDPDAQALTRDAFLKQVLEYDETLRDFGEGEIVKGTIVGIGPVEVLMDIGFKSEGAIPIAEFDNPAELVVGQSFEVYLEKMENQDGLIVLSKTRADFLKVWDRIKAAYDSTETVKGTVDRRIKGGLVVKLYGVDAFLPGSQVALRQVPNLDALIGQELEFRIIKLNKRRRNIVVSRRVVLEEERTKQKTKIIAELEKGQIRKGAVKNITDFGAFVDLGGIDGLLHLTDLSWGRVAHPSEVVSIGQELEVKVLDFDRDRERISLGLKQLQPYPWKEVAEKYPVGTRVKGKVVSITDYGAFVELERGVEGLIHISEMSWTKHVRHPSKIVSVGNEIEVMVLKIDPENEKISLGLKQTEPDPWETLAEKYPPGTSLEGKVRNLTNFGAFVEIEEGIDGLVHISDMSWTKRVRHPSEVVKKGDVVRVKVLEVNRESRRISLGIKQTMDDPWDDLAREYIVGTVLEGTTERLLDRGIVVELRSGVEGFVPVSHLLPEDIKKPAEYFGVGERIPLKVIKMDPANRRIVLSVRAYMEDATAEDLAAFNAKFGTRRPISEEDSSNGREGDAELVAAEEMDDDEL; encoded by the coding sequence ATGCTGGACGAGAGTCACACGCTCCGCAACGAGGAATCGAGGCGCGCCGAGCGCGCGCCGGAAGGAGGTGACACTCCAGGGTCGCGGGGCGCAGGGCGAGAGTCCAGGACCGCCACGGCGACCTCGGACTCCGGGCCGCGGCGTCGCGGTCCGCGGGACGACAGCCGAGGGGGCTGGCGTGGTCGCAGTGGCGGCCACGGCCGCCGGGGCTTCGACGACGAGGAAGAGGAGCGCCGGCCCAAGAAGCGCACGCCGGCGGCGCAGGTGAAGCCGTTCAACTTCGAGTTCGACGATCCCGACGCCCAGGCGCTGACGCGCGATGCCTTCCTCAAGCAGGTGCTGGAGTACGACGAGACGCTGCGCGATTTCGGCGAGGGCGAGATCGTCAAGGGCACCATCGTCGGCATCGGGCCGGTCGAAGTGCTCATGGACATCGGCTTCAAGAGCGAAGGCGCCATCCCCATCGCCGAGTTCGACAATCCGGCGGAGCTCGTGGTGGGCCAGTCCTTCGAGGTCTACCTCGAGAAGATGGAGAATCAGGACGGTCTCATCGTCCTCTCCAAGACGCGCGCCGACTTCCTCAAGGTCTGGGACCGGATCAAGGCCGCTTACGACAGCACCGAAACGGTGAAGGGCACGGTGGACCGCCGCATCAAGGGCGGCCTCGTGGTCAAGCTCTACGGTGTCGACGCCTTCCTGCCGGGTTCGCAGGTGGCGCTACGGCAGGTGCCGAATCTCGATGCCCTGATCGGCCAGGAGCTGGAGTTCCGCATCATCAAGCTCAACAAGCGCCGGCGCAACATCGTCGTCTCCCGTCGGGTCGTCCTCGAGGAGGAGCGCACCAAGCAGAAGACGAAGATCATCGCCGAGCTGGAGAAGGGGCAGATCCGCAAGGGCGCGGTGAAGAACATCACCGACTTCGGCGCCTTCGTGGACCTGGGCGGCATCGACGGCCTCTTGCACCTCACCGACCTCTCCTGGGGGCGGGTGGCGCACCCGAGCGAGGTCGTCTCCATCGGCCAAGAGCTCGAGGTCAAGGTCCTCGACTTCGACCGAGACCGCGAGCGCATCTCCCTCGGTCTCAAGCAGTTGCAGCCGTACCCGTGGAAGGAAGTGGCGGAGAAATACCCGGTGGGCACGCGGGTCAAGGGCAAGGTCGTGTCGATCACGGACTATGGCGCCTTCGTGGAGTTGGAGCGCGGCGTCGAGGGCCTGATCCACATCTCCGAGATGTCCTGGACCAAGCACGTGCGCCATCCCTCCAAGATCGTCTCCGTGGGCAACGAGATCGAGGTCATGGTGCTGAAGATCGACCCGGAGAACGAGAAGATCTCCCTCGGTCTGAAGCAGACCGAGCCGGATCCCTGGGAGACGCTGGCGGAGAAGTACCCGCCCGGCACCTCCCTCGAGGGCAAGGTGCGCAACCTGACCAACTTCGGTGCCTTCGTCGAGATCGAGGAAGGCATCGATGGCCTGGTGCACATCTCCGACATGTCCTGGACCAAGCGCGTCCGCCACCCGAGTGAAGTGGTGAAGAAGGGCGACGTGGTGCGGGTCAAGGTCCTGGAGGTCAACCGCGAGAGCCGGCGCATCAGCCTCGGCATCAAGCAGACCATGGACGATCCCTGGGACGACCTGGCGCGGGAATACATCGTCGGGACCGTGCTCGAGGGAACGACGGAACGTCTCCTGGATCGCGGCATCGTTGTGGAGCTGCGTTCAGGCGTCGAGGGCTTCGTCCCCGTCTCGCACCTCCTGCCGGAGGACATCAAGAAGCCCGCCGAGTACTTCGGTGTCGGCGAGCGGATCCCCCTCAAGGTGATCAAGATGGACCCGGCGAACCGGCGTATCGTGCTTTCCGTGCGCGCTTACATGGAGGATGCCACCGCCGAGGATCTGGCCGCCTTCAACGCCAAGTTCGGCACCCGGCGGCCGATCTCCGAAGAGGATTCCAGCAACGGTCGCGAGGGCGACGCGGAGCTCGTCGCCGCCGAGGAAATGGACGACGACGAACTCTGA
- a CDS encoding lipopolysaccharide assembly protein LapA domain-containing protein, protein MWLVRSLLVFVVVASVLALAVVNVEHHTSLTLFTRTYQNLALNVVLFCAMLCGAILVFGLMVFREFALRNEIRRLRRENLRLDDEITALRNLPLAGLDTARETPGSRPAER, encoded by the coding sequence GTGTGGCTGGTGCGTAGCCTGCTCGTGTTCGTCGTGGTCGCTTCGGTGCTCGCACTCGCCGTCGTCAACGTGGAGCACCACACCTCGCTCACACTCTTCACCCGCACCTATCAGAACCTGGCGCTCAACGTCGTTCTCTTCTGTGCCATGCTCTGCGGCGCCATCCTGGTCTTCGGCCTCATGGTGTTCCGGGAGTTCGCGTTGCGCAACGAGATCCGCCGCCTGCGGCGCGAGAACCTGCGCCTCGACGACGAGATCACCGCGCTACGCAACTTGCCCCTGGCTGGTCTGGACACCGCCAGGGAAACCCCGGGTTCACGGCCCGCGGAGCGCTGA
- the aroF gene encoding 3-deoxy-7-phosphoheptulonate synthase produces MRIVFRPNATKRQVDRVERLLQQLRCRTRRSRGADGLVLGVIGDATLLQDRQVELLPGVAAILPFTRPYKQASREYCQEDSVVPVGEVAIGGGRVVVMAGPCSVETREGLFEVARRVQAAGASVLRGGAFKPRTSPYSFQGLGREGLELLREASTATGLAVVTEVMDTRHVELVSRYADILQIGARNVQNFDLLREIGQSGKPVLLKRGLMTTIEEYLLCAEYILSEGNDKVVLCERGIRTFDSSTTRNTLDLCAVPVIHALSHLPVIVDPSHGTGDWRFVSPMARAAIAAGADGLMIEVHPRPAEAFSDGPQSLTPQRFEKLMVELATLARVLGRQLDRCDPSGKDGA; encoded by the coding sequence ATGCGCATCGTCTTCCGCCCCAATGCCACGAAACGCCAGGTGGATCGGGTCGAGCGCTTGCTGCAGCAGCTGCGCTGCCGCACGCGCCGTTCCCGCGGCGCCGACGGCCTGGTGCTCGGCGTCATCGGCGACGCCACGCTCCTCCAGGATCGCCAGGTGGAGCTGCTCCCCGGTGTCGCCGCCATTCTGCCCTTCACGCGACCCTACAAGCAGGCGAGCCGCGAGTACTGCCAGGAGGATTCGGTCGTCCCGGTGGGGGAAGTCGCCATCGGCGGGGGTCGCGTCGTGGTCATGGCCGGGCCCTGTTCGGTGGAGACCCGGGAAGGACTCTTCGAGGTGGCGCGGCGCGTGCAGGCCGCCGGAGCTTCGGTGCTGCGCGGCGGCGCCTTCAAGCCCCGCACCTCGCCCTACTCGTTCCAGGGCCTCGGACGGGAAGGCTTGGAGCTCCTGCGCGAGGCGAGCACCGCCACCGGTCTCGCCGTGGTGACGGAGGTCATGGACACGCGCCACGTGGAGCTCGTGTCGCGCTATGCCGACATCTTGCAGATCGGGGCGCGCAACGTGCAGAACTTCGATCTGCTGCGCGAGATCGGTCAAAGCGGCAAGCCCGTCCTCCTCAAGCGCGGCCTGATGACCACCATCGAGGAATACCTTCTCTGCGCCGAGTACATCCTCTCCGAGGGCAACGACAAGGTGGTGCTCTGCGAGCGCGGCATCCGCACCTTCGACAGCAGCACGACGCGCAACACCCTCGATCTCTGCGCCGTGCCCGTGATCCACGCCTTGAGCCACCTGCCCGTCATCGTGGACCCGAGCCATGGCACCGGGGACTGGCGCTTCGTGTCGCCGATGGCGCGGGCCGCCATCGCCGCCGGCGCCGACGGCCTCATGATCGAAGTGCACCCGCGGCCGGCAGAAGCCTTCAGCGACGGCCCGCAATCGCTGACGCCGCAACGCTTCGAGAAGCTCATGGTGGAGCTGGCGACGCTGGCCCGCGTCCTCGGCCGGCAGCTCGATCGTTGCGACCCGTCCGGGAAGGACGGGGCATGA
- a CDS encoding pseudouridine synthase has protein sequence MRLNRYLAACGLGSRRGCDALIESGRVRVNGEPGQFGTQIGPADRVTVDGAEVRPHSGGVWMLHKPAGVVSTARDPQGRPTVLDFVKQHGITARLFPVGRLDRDTTGLLLLTDDGDLAFKLTHPSWGMEKEYEAEVGRALTPAELESLQSGVDLDDGRTAPCQVQLETSASGIVLRLVLHEGRKRQIRRMLQALAVPLLHLHRVRVGPLHLAALPPGSLRSLDAAERAALQTARVAPAPSAPA, from the coding sequence ATGCGCTTGAACCGTTATCTGGCCGCGTGCGGCCTCGGCAGCCGCCGCGGCTGCGACGCTTTGATCGAGAGCGGTCGAGTGCGGGTCAACGGCGAGCCCGGGCAGTTCGGAACCCAGATTGGTCCCGCCGACCGGGTCACCGTGGACGGCGCCGAGGTCCGCCCTCACTCTGGTGGCGTGTGGATGCTCCACAAGCCAGCGGGCGTCGTCAGCACCGCCCGCGATCCCCAGGGCCGGCCGACGGTGCTCGATTTCGTCAAGCAGCACGGCATCACGGCGCGTCTCTTCCCGGTCGGGCGCCTGGATCGAGACACCACCGGGCTCCTCCTCCTCACCGACGACGGCGACCTCGCCTTCAAGCTCACCCATCCTTCCTGGGGGATGGAGAAGGAGTACGAAGCAGAGGTCGGACGGGCCCTCACGCCGGCGGAGCTGGAGAGCTTGCAGAGCGGCGTCGACCTCGACGACGGCCGCACCGCCCCGTGCCAGGTCCAGCTGGAAACGAGCGCGAGCGGCATCGTCCTTCGCTTGGTCCTGCACGAGGGCCGCAAGCGGCAGATCCGCCGCATGCTGCAGGCTCTCGCCGTTCCGCTCCTGCACTTGCACCGCGTCCGTGTCGGCCCGCTCCATCTCGCCGCTCTGCCGCCGGGGTCGCTCCGCTCTCTCGATGCCGCCGAACGGGCGGCGTTGCAGACGGCGCGCGTCGCCCCCGCGCCTTCGGCGCCCGCCTGA
- the cmk gene encoding (d)CMP kinase — translation MSAGIGARFAFRPGERESLAARAAARAAALRRLVIAIDGPAGAGKSTTARGVAARLGLRYLDTGALYRAVTLAAQRSGVEPGDEAALAALVQTARLRVESDAAGQRVYLGDEDVSGAIRHPQVTAMVSQVSAWPAVRAAMLDLQRRLAAAGGTVMEGRDIGSVVLPQADLKIFLTADVAARAARRQEEEAARGNARPRQAVEEEIEARDRADTTRSSAPLRRTAGAIELDTTELGIEAQLDAVVALALRCVEAGTTTAAAHTFVPEDWAQPGYRPFRRRRFRCAHVLISSFFRAACGLRCEVHPASRLTGSALVACNHISGLDPPLAGASVPFESCFVAKSELFRSGAFGWLIGLFNAFPIQRGTADYAALDRAVALLQAGENVLMFPEGTRQKPGRLGRSRWGFGYVARRAGRPIVPVFVRGSRDRRPRFLRRQPLEVWVGEPFVLGALSDDPDGYAQAGALAMEHIAGLMLRSAARVPLAGLELPGIFAPAGPEP, via the coding sequence ATGAGCGCCGGGATCGGTGCGCGCTTCGCCTTCCGCCCCGGCGAACGGGAGTCGCTCGCGGCCCGGGCTGCCGCCCGCGCCGCGGCGCTGCGCCGGCTCGTCATCGCCATCGATGGTCCCGCCGGGGCGGGGAAGAGCACCACGGCGCGTGGCGTGGCGGCGCGGCTCGGCCTGCGCTATCTCGACACCGGCGCGCTCTACCGCGCGGTGACCTTGGCAGCGCAACGGTCGGGGGTGGAGCCAGGCGACGAGGCGGCCCTCGCCGCGCTGGTGCAGACGGCCCGGCTGCGCGTCGAGTCCGACGCCGCCGGGCAGCGTGTGTATCTCGGGGACGAAGACGTGAGTGGCGCGATCCGCCATCCGCAGGTGACGGCGATGGTGTCGCAGGTGAGCGCTTGGCCCGCGGTGCGAGCTGCCATGCTCGACCTGCAGCGCCGCTTGGCGGCGGCGGGCGGCACGGTGATGGAGGGGCGGGACATCGGCAGCGTCGTCTTGCCCCAGGCGGACCTGAAGATCTTCCTCACCGCCGACGTCGCCGCCCGCGCCGCGCGGCGGCAGGAGGAGGAAGCCGCCCGCGGCAACGCGCGGCCGCGACAAGCGGTGGAGGAGGAGATCGAAGCGCGGGACCGCGCCGACACGACGCGCTCTTCCGCGCCGCTCCGCCGCACCGCCGGCGCCATCGAGCTGGACACCACCGAGCTCGGGATCGAAGCGCAGCTCGACGCCGTGGTGGCGCTCGCGCTCCGCTGTGTCGAAGCGGGAACGACGACGGCGGCAGCACACACCTTCGTCCCCGAGGACTGGGCCCAGCCGGGTTACCGGCCCTTTCGCCGCCGGCGCTTCCGCTGCGCCCACGTTTTGATCAGCTCCTTTTTCCGCGCCGCCTGCGGCTTGCGCTGCGAGGTGCACCCCGCCTCCCGGCTGACTGGCAGCGCCCTCGTCGCCTGCAATCACATCTCCGGCCTGGATCCGCCGCTCGCCGGCGCCTCCGTGCCCTTCGAGTCCTGCTTCGTCGCCAAGAGCGAGCTCTTCCGCAGCGGCGCCTTCGGCTGGCTCATCGGTCTGTTCAATGCATTCCCGATCCAGCGAGGCACGGCGGATTACGCCGCCCTCGATCGCGCCGTGGCGCTGCTGCAGGCGGGCGAGAACGTCCTCATGTTTCCGGAAGGCACACGCCAGAAGCCCGGCCGGCTCGGCAGGTCGCGCTGGGGCTTCGGTTACGTCGCCCGCCGCGCCGGGCGGCCCATCGTCCCCGTCTTCGTCCGCGGCAGCCGCGACCGCCGGCCACGCTTCCTGCGCCGCCAGCCGCTGGAGGTGTGGGTCGGCGAACCCTTCGTCCTCGGCGCACTCTCCGACGACCCGGACGGTTACGCCCAGGCAGGGGCGCTCGCCATGGAGCACATCGCCGGGTTGATGCTGCGCTCCGCTGCCCGCGTCCCCCTCGCCGGGCTCGAACTTCCCGGCATTTTCGCCCCCGCCGGCCCCGAGCCCTGA
- the scpB gene encoding SMC-Scp complex subunit ScpB produces the protein MSLKAEIEALLFASEAPLSLARLQEVLPETARADIQAALETLERDYAADDRAIRMQRVAGGYQLCTRPELADVVRRLFVGKRRVRLTRPALEVLAIIAYKQPTTRPEIDAIRGVGSGGVVETLLERNLVRIAGRADSVGRPLLYATTPEFLQYLGLDSLHDLPSLEELEAMLAAREEETRRLEEEEAQELATAPAAEPASEEGRFAAARMEEKLRQQNLPTLEDLDAELEARGEAIETLTAQVGLERRDRRSSAPPAPAAPEDDGEEPPAAEPDAG, from the coding sequence ATGAGCCTCAAAGCCGAAATCGAAGCGCTGCTCTTCGCCAGCGAAGCGCCGCTCTCGCTGGCCCGACTGCAGGAGGTCCTCCCGGAGACGGCGCGGGCGGACATCCAGGCCGCGCTCGAAACACTGGAGCGGGATTACGCCGCCGACGACCGCGCCATCCGCATGCAGCGCGTGGCTGGCGGTTACCAGCTGTGCACGCGACCGGAGCTGGCGGACGTGGTGCGCCGGCTCTTCGTCGGCAAGCGCCGCGTGCGCCTCACCCGGCCCGCCCTGGAAGTGCTGGCGATCATCGCCTACAAGCAACCCACCACGCGCCCGGAGATCGACGCCATCCGCGGCGTCGGCAGCGGCGGCGTCGTGGAGACCCTGCTCGAGCGCAACCTGGTGCGCATCGCCGGCCGCGCCGACAGCGTCGGCCGGCCGTTGCTCTACGCCACGACGCCGGAGTTCCTCCAGTACCTGGGTCTCGACTCGCTCCACGACCTGCCGAGCTTGGAGGAGTTGGAAGCGATGCTGGCAGCGCGGGAGGAAGAAACCCGCCGCCTCGAAGAGGAGGAGGCGCAGGAGCTGGCGACGGCGCCCGCCGCCGAACCGGCGAGCGAGGAAGGACGCTTCGCCGCCGCGCGGATGGAAGAGAAGCTGCGGCAGCAGAACCTGCCGACGCTGGAGGATCTCGACGCCGAGCTGGAGGCCCGAGGCGAGGCCATCGAGACCTTGACCGCGCAGGTGGGGCTGGAACGGCGCGACCGCCGCAGTAGCGCGCCGCCGGCGCCGGCCGCGCCGGAGGACGACGGCGAGGAGCCACCCGCGGCGGAACCGGACGCCGGCTGA